In Acidobacteriota bacterium, the sequence CTCCAGCGGCAAATCGTACAGCGCAGCCGCGCACTTCACGAGTCAGCGTGATGCCGACTGGGTCGCCGAGCAGATCCGCGCGGCGATCAAGGGAGTCGTCTAGCTCGCGTCAGCCCGCCCGTCACAACTTCCGCAGCACCATCAGGGTGATGTCGTCGAACTGCGGCGCGCCGCCGGCGAAGGCGTCGATCGCGTCGAACACCTGCGTGCACACAGCCTCTGCCCCGCCGGCGACGGCGTCGCGGACGACCGCCCGCAGACGCTCTTCGCCGAACTCCTCGTCCGTCTCGTTCTGCGCATCGGGGACGCCGTCCGAGTAGAGCACGAGGCAATCGCCCGGCTCCAGAGCGAGTTCCACCTTATCGTACGGGAGGCCGAGTCCGAGAAGCCCCAGGGGCATGCCCGTGGAGGTCAGCGCCATGGTGTCCCCGTTCGGCCTGAGCAGCAGGTTGTCGACGTGGCCGGCACTGACGAACTGAGCCGTGCCCGTCTCGGGGGCGAGCTCGAGGAACGCCGCGGTCACGTACTTCTCGGGCGCCGTCGAGGCAAACAGCAGGTCGCTCGCGCGCGCGGCCAGGTCGGGCAGCGAAGGCAGGCGCCCGAGCAGCGCGCGGAGCGTGGCCTGCATGTTGCTCATCACGAGCGAGGCCGGCAGACCCTTGCCCGACACGTCGGCCACGCACATCAGCATGCGCGCGTCCCCGTCCCGGCCGCGCACGGCCAGCGCGTCGTAGTAGTCGCCGCCGCACCGGCGGGCCGGTCTGTTGCGGGCGGCGAGATCGTACCCGGCCAGCGGCGGCATCGCCGACGGAAACAGGTCGGCCTGGATCCGGGCCGCGAGGTTGAACTCGCTCTCGAGCTTCGCGCGGGCAAGCTCCGCTTCCTGGTGCAGCGCGAGCAGTCGCTCGCGCTCGCGGGCCGCCTGCACCGTCCGCTCGAAGAGGCGGGCGTTCTCGATCGCGGTCGCTGTCTGGAGCGCGAGCGTCGTGAGCAGTTTGAGCTCGCCGGCCGTGTAGGCGGTCGGCTGGCTGGAGGCGAGTGCGATGGCGCCGATCACCCGCTCGCCGACCGTGAGCGGTGCGCACACGAGCGACCGCACCCCGGGCACGGCGTCGTTTGGCCGCGGGTCTTGCTCGAGATCGTCGACGATCTCGCCGATGCCGGTCGCGGCGACCGAGCCGATCGCCCCTTCGCCTGGGCGCAGGCCGGTGACGAGTGGCAGCACGTCGCCAAAACCCGCGAGAACCGACAACTCGCCCGTCTGGTCGTCGAGGAGCAGGATGATCCCATCGGTGGCCACGATCAGATGCCGGGCCTCCTGCAAGGTGAGTCGGGCGACGGCCTCGAGGTCGAGCAGTGCGGCGAGCTTCTCGGAGAAACTGTAGATGAGATTGACCTCGCGGTAGAGGTGCAGCACCTCGGCGCCGAGCGACTTGCGCTCGGCTTCCTTCGACACGAGGTGCGCGAGCAGCGCCGCAATGGCCCCGGCCTGATCGGTGCCCGAGACCCACCCGAGGCCCGTGCCGTCGAGGGACACGGGAAAGCGCGACGCCCCGCCATTCGGCGCCTCGCCCTGCAGGAGACGTCCGTCGCTGTCCTCGATGGCGATCGGCGTGCCGAGGGCCGCGGCCAGCGTCTCGACCAGCGCACGGGCTTCCTGTTGCCGGCCGATCACCTGCCTGAGCGCAACGCGGGACATGGCAGGATTCACAGTTTGAGCACTTCTCTGGCCTTGTCGAGCAGCGCGTCGGGATCGAAGGGTTTGGTCATGTACAGGTCAGCGCCGACCTCGCGGCCGCGCTGCCGGTCGAACTCCTGCCCCTTCGCCGTGAGCAGCACGACGTAGACCTCGGCGAGGCCGAGGGTGTGCTTTGTGTGGTGGCAGACGTCGAAGCCGCTCTGCTTCGGCATCATGACGTCGAGGAACACCAGTTCGGGTTTCGCCGACTCGATGGCGGCCACGGCCTCGTCGCCGTTGGTCGCGGTCATCAACTCGACGCCCTCGTCCTCGAGTTCCTCGAGGGCCTGCTGGATCAGCATGCGGAGGTGCGCTTCGTCATCGACGATCAGAATCTTCTTGCTCACGCGAACTCCTGAGCGCGGTGACGCTGCCGGGGCAGGACGGCGTCACTCGTACACGAGAAAAAGCACGTTCTCGAGCCCCTTCTCGAAGCGCAGCATCTGGACGACCTCCGGCGGGGCCGAGGCCGCGGTGCTGAGCATGATGATGTCGGGCTGCAGCGCCATCGCGCGCGCCTTGAGGTCGTGCCCGTTCGTCTCACTCACGCTGTAGCCGCGGGCCTGCAGGACGTCGCTCAGGGTCTTCACGGTCGAGGCGTCCTCGTCGACAACCAGCACGCGCTTGTGCGATGCGCCCTGCTCGAGCAGCGTCTCGACCTCCCTGAACAGCAGGTCGGTGTCGATCGGCTTGGTCAGGTACCGGTCCACTCCGAGCCGGTATCCCCGATCGAGGTCCTGCACGATCGACAGGATCACGATGGGAATGTCGAGCGTGAGCGGATCGTTCTTGAGGACGGCAGCCACGTCGAAGCCGTTGATCTCGGGCATCATCACGTCGAGCACCACGAGGTCGGGCCGTTCCTGGCGGATCGCGGCGAGCGCCTCACGCCCGTTCGCGGCCAGCCGCACGCTGTAGCCCGCCTCGCTGAACTCCTGGTTGAGCAACTCGCGGATGTTCGGGTCGTCGTCCACGACGAGGATGCGCGGCTCGCGCGTGGTCGGGCGCGGCGTGGTGATCTCGACCCGATCGCGAAGCTGACGGATGAGCGCCGCGAGTTCGATCGGCCCCTGGCGCGGCGCGGCGCCAGCCACGGCTGCGGCGGCAACCGGCACCGTGAAGGAGAACGTGCTCCCGCGCCCAGGCTCGCTCTCGAGCCAGAGACGCCCGCCATGGTGCTCGACGATCTCCTTGCAGATCGGCAAGCCGAGCCCGGTGCCCTTGGGCTTGTCGGTCAAGGTGTCGCCCACCTGCTTGAACCGCTCGAACACCTTGGGCTGGTCGGACGCCGAGATGCCCATCCCGGTGTCGATGACGCTCACGACGATCGCGTCTTCGTCGCGCACGGCGCGGCAGGTGACCGACCCGGCGTCGGTGAACTTCACGGCGTTCGAGATCAGGTTGATGACGACCTGGACCAGGCGGTCGCGATCGCCGGTCACCGACGGGAGGTCGGGGTCGACCTCGCGCACGAGCCTGAGGTTCTTCTGGTCGAACAGCGACGAGGTCGCGCTCGTGGCCTGGTCGATCACCTCCGCGAGGCCCACGGTGTCCATGTGCCATTCGAGCTTGCCCGCCTCGATCTTCGCGAGGTCGAGCACGTCGTCGATGAGCTTCGTCAGCCGTTCGCCTTCGCTCACGACCACGCGCAGGTTCTCCTCCACCTGCTGCATGGTCTGCCGCGTGCGCTTGTCGTCGGTCTGGATGAGCGGGAAGAGCCGCTCCTCGAGTCGCTTCTTGATGATTTTCGCGAAGCCGAGCACCGAAGTGAGCGGTGTCCGCAGCTCGTGGCTCACCGTCGACAGGAAGGCGCTCTTGGCCGCGTCGGCCTCCTCGGCCGCCGCGCGCGCCCGCTCTGCCTCTTCGAACAGCCGACGGATCTCGTGCTCCTGCTCGTTCAACTGGCGATAGGCGTCGGCGTTGTCGAGCGCGATCGTCGTGTACGACGCGAGGCTCTGCAGGAGATTGAGGTGGTGTTCGGTGTACGCGTGCTTCTCGAAGCTCTGGATCGTGATGATGCCGAGCACGCGGTCCTTCGAGACGAGCGGCAGGTAGATGAGCGACTGCGGCTGGCGCGACATCGTCCCGTCCTCGAGCGGACGGACCTCGTCGTCGAAGCCGCTGATGTAGCGGCTCGCTTCGGTCGCGACGTCGTTGATGAGGATGGGCTGGCGATGCTCGATGCACCACACCGGGAACTGGTTGGGGTTGCTCGTGTCGCGCGTGTAGGGTGCGTACCGCTTGCCTTCCTCGATGGCCAGGCGGTATTCGATT encodes:
- a CDS encoding SpoIIE family protein phosphatase translates to MSRVALRQVIGRQQEARALVETLAAALGTPIAIEDSDGRLLQGEAPNGGASRFPVSLDGTGLGWVSGTDQAGAIAALLAHLVSKEAERKSLGAEVLHLYREVNLIYSFSEKLAALLDLEAVARLTLQEARHLIVATDGIILLLDDQTGELSVLAGFGDVLPLVTGLRPGEGAIGSVAATGIGEIVDDLEQDPRPNDAVPGVRSLVCAPLTVGERVIGAIALASSQPTAYTAGELKLLTTLALQTATAIENARLFERTVQAARERERLLALHQEAELARAKLESEFNLAARIQADLFPSAMPPLAGYDLAARNRPARRCGGDYYDALAVRGRDGDARMLMCVADVSGKGLPASLVMSNMQATLRALLGRLPSLPDLAARASDLLFASTAPEKYVTAAFLELAPETGTAQFVSAGHVDNLLLRPNGDTMALTSTGMPLGLLGLGLPYDKVELALEPGDCLVLYSDGVPDAQNETDEEFGEERLRAVVRDAVAGGAEAVCTQVFDAIDAFAGGAPQFDDITLMVLRKL
- a CDS encoding response regulator translates to MSKKILIVDDEAHLRMLIQQALEELEDEGVELMTATNGDEAVAAIESAKPELVFLDVMMPKQSGFDVCHHTKHTLGLAEVYVVLLTAKGQEFDRQRGREVGADLYMTKPFDPDALLDKAREVLKL